Part of the Mycolicibacterium thermoresistibile genome, CGGCCCCGACCGGGAACCGCCACGACAGCGCATCGATCTCGGTGGGCGCGCTCATTCGGCCGTCCTCCCGGCATCGAGCAGATCCGACAGCGCCACCACCAGCCCGGCCGGTGGCTGCCAGCTGAACACCCCGGCCGGATGCCCGTCGACGACCGGGGTGTCCGGCCCGCACATACCGCGCAGGAACAGATACAGCACCCCGCCGAGGTGCTCCTCGGGTGTGTACGCCGGCAGCCGCCACCGCAGAAACCGGTGCAGCACAACGCTGTACAGCAGGGCCTGCAGCGGATAGTCGGAGTGCAGCATCGCCTCGACCAGACGCGGCCGGGTGTAGTCGGCGGCGGTCAACGGTCGGTCCACCGGGCCCAGCCAGTTCGTCTTGTAGTCCACGACGAGATAGCGGTGATCGTCCCCGGCCGGGATGCGCAGCACCGCGTCGACCGAACCGGTCAGATATCCGCGCAACGGCTGCCTGCCCAGCCCGGTGCCGGTGAGCCGCTCGGCGTAGCAGGCCAGCGGATCGTCCTCGGGCAGGTGGGCGCCGAGCAGATCGCCGACATCGGCCAGCCGGATGTCGGGCGCCGCGTCGCGGGCGTCCCCGCCGGCCAGTGGGAACTCGAACTCCATCTCCCGCATCCGATCCCGCAACCCGATCTGTCGCAACGTCAGCCCGGGCGCCAACGGCCCCAGCGGGGTGTCGTGCACCGGCACCAGTGCGGCCGCCAGCTCCTCGGCGGGTACATCGACCGGCCACCACACGGCGTGTTCGCGGACCCGATCGGCAAGTTCGGCGGCCAGATCCGGCGCGAACGGGTCGGCGGTCTCCAGCACCGCGTGCACCAGCGTGCCGAGCTTCGCCCCGGTGGGCAGCCCGGCCATCGGGGACGGCACCTCGGCGCCGTCGGTGGCCGGGGTCAACGGGATCTCGCCGACCTCGTCATCGAGTTCGGCCACCTCCGGCTCGCTGGTCACCCCCGGTGACCCGGAAGCCGCCACGCCGCCGTCCGACTGCGAGGCCCGCAGCAGACCCGAATAGGAGGTGCGCCGCCAGTCGGTGTCGATGCTGCGGTGGAAATGCCGGGCGCCCAACTCGGTGGGTGTCGGTTCCGGGGGCAGGGCGGTCACCGGCCGGGGGAGCGACTCCTCCAGCACCGGCCCGCCCGCGGCCTCCCACTCCCGCAGCCGCTCCCACGCCTGGTCGTCGGTGATCCTGTCGTCCGGACAGCGGTGCGGCACAGAACGTTCACCGGGCCGCCGGCCCCGCAGCAGCCGGGACAACCCGCCGTTGGGTTCATCCCAGGACGGCGCCCACCACGCCACCACCTGGGCCTGCGCCCTGGTCAGTGCGACATAGGTGAGCCGGCCGTCGTCGCTGGCGTCCTCGTCGCGGCCCCGCTGGGCGACCTGTGGGTGGTCCGGGCTGTCGCTGCCGCCGATGTGCAGGCAGCGGGTGCCGTCGTCCTCGTGGTAGAGCACCAACTCCTGTTTGCGGACATGACGATTGAACGCGAACGGCAGATACACCACCGGGAACTGCAGCCCCTTGGCCGCGAACACCGTCATCACCGGCACCGCCGCGGCATCGGTGTCCAACCGCCGGAACCGTTCGGTGGCGCCGCCGGAGGTCTCCTCGCGGCGGGCCCGCAACCAGTCCCGCAGCGCCGGCAGGCCGAGGTGGTCGCGGTGCGCCGCCTCCTGCAGCAGCTGCGCGATGTGCGCCAGATCGGTCATGTGCCGTTCCCCGTCGGCCCACGACAGCACCCGGTCACCCATGCCGCTCAGCTTCGCCGCCTCGAATATCGCGGCGACACCGCGTTCCCGGGCGTGTGCCGCCCACTCCCGCAACGTGTCGGCCACCCGGTCGGTGAGCGCGTCGCCGCCGGCCGCCAGGCTCTCGGCCGTCTCCCCGAAGAACATGGTGGCCGCGGCGGCGCGCACCATCCCCGGCCGGTGCGGCTGATCGAACGCCTCCAACAGGCACAGCCAGTCCTCGGCGGCCGGCGAGCCGAACACGTCCGAGTCGCCGGTGTACACCGCCGGGATCCCGGCCTGACACAGCGCGTCATAGCAGGCGCGGGCATCCTTGTGGGTCTCCACGATCACCGCGATGTCCGCGGCCTGCAGCGGTTTCCCGTCGAACGTCGCACCGCTGGCCAGCAGGGCGGAGATGTCGGCGGCCAGATCCCGGCCGATGTGGCTGCGCAGCGTGTCGATGCCGATGGTCTTGGCGCCGCTGATCCCGAAGCCGGCGCGGCGCACCACCCGCAGCCGGAACGGGTCGCCGCAGGGCGCACCGGCCAGCCGGGAACCGCGGTGATGGGCGTCGACGCGGTGCACCACGATGCGCGGATCACCGAGTTCGGCGCCGCCGAGCACCGCCTGCAGCCGGTCCACCAGCGCGCTGTCGCTGCGCCAGTTGGTGGCCAATGTGTAACGGGCGCCGGCGGTTTCCGCGGCCTTC contains:
- the recB gene encoding exodeoxyribonuclease V subunit beta — its product is MTPFDLTGPLPAERTTTVLEASAGTGKTFALAGLVTRYLAEGRARLDQMLLITFSRSATQELRDRVRRQIVETVEAFDDPERAAGNELIRHLITGPDAEVRRQRLRDALADFDAATIATTHQFCQLVLRSLGVAGDTDTGMELVESLDELVVEIVNDLYLRHFAGDRDDPLLSYADALTLAREVVEHPATELRPRDPEPDSRAAVCLAFAEDVLAELDSRKRQRRILGYNDLLTRLADALEADGSPAQLRMHQRWPIVMVDEFQDTDPVQWRVIDRAFSGRSTLVLIGDPKQAIYAFRGGDIITYLKAAETAGARYTLATNWRSDSALVDRLQAVLGGAELGDPRIVVHRVDAHHRGSRLAGAPCGDPFRLRVVRRAGFGISGAKTIGIDTLRSHIGRDLAADISALLASGATFDGKPLQAADIAVIVETHKDARACYDALCQAGIPAVYTGDSDVFGSPAAEDWLCLLEAFDQPHRPGMVRAAAATMFFGETAESLAAGGDALTDRVADTLREWAAHARERGVAAIFEAAKLSGMGDRVLSWADGERHMTDLAHIAQLLQEAAHRDHLGLPALRDWLRARREETSGGATERFRRLDTDAAAVPVMTVFAAKGLQFPVVYLPFAFNRHVRKQELVLYHEDDGTRCLHIGGSDSPDHPQVAQRGRDEDASDDGRLTYVALTRAQAQVVAWWAPSWDEPNGGLSRLLRGRRPGERSVPHRCPDDRITDDQAWERLREWEAAGGPVLEESLPRPVTALPPEPTPTELGARHFHRSIDTDWRRTSYSGLLRASQSDGGVAASGSPGVTSEPEVAELDDEVGEIPLTPATDGAEVPSPMAGLPTGAKLGTLVHAVLETADPFAPDLAAELADRVREHAVWWPVDVPAEELAAALVPVHDTPLGPLAPGLTLRQIGLRDRMREMEFEFPLAGGDARDAAPDIRLADVGDLLGAHLPEDDPLACYAERLTGTGLGRQPLRGYLTGSVDAVLRIPAGDDHRYLVVDYKTNWLGPVDRPLTAADYTRPRLVEAMLHSDYPLQALLYSVVLHRFLRWRLPAYTPEEHLGGVLYLFLRGMCGPDTPVVDGHPAGVFSWQPPAGLVVALSDLLDAGRTAE